GCGAGGTCGGCGATCTCCCCGGCTTCTGCCGGGGCGGTCCATTCACCTCCTGAGCCCCGCGGCCGGCACGCTCCGGGGCTGGCTCGTGCCCGGCCGGCGCCGGCGGGCGTCGTCCTCCTTCTCCACGGGATCGGCGGCAGCCGCCTCGACATGGTCGAGCGCGCGCGCTTTCTCCACGCCGCCGGCTACACCGTGTTCCTCTTCGACTCGCGCGCGCATGACGAGAGCGGCGGCGAGCGCATCACCTTTGGCTACCTGGAAAGCCTCGATGCGCGCGCCATCCTGGGCTTTCTGCGCCGCCAGATGCCGGGCGAGCGGGTTGGCGTGATCGGTGTCTCGCTGGGTGGGGCGGCCGTGCTGGTGGGGCCGCAGCCGCTGGGGGTGGGGGCGCTGGTGCTGGAGGGGGTCTATCCCACGCTCACAGAGGCGATCGACGACCGCCTCGCCATTCGGTTCGGCACGCTCGGCCCGCCGCTCGCGCCACTCCTGACGGTGCAGCTCCGGCCCCGCTTGGGCTTCGCCGCAAACGAGCTCCGGCCGATCGACGGGATCGACCGCGTGGAAGCGCCCCTGCTGCTGATCGCGGGGACGGCCGATCGCCACACGACGCGCGCCGAGTCCCTGCGGCTCTTTGCGCGCGCCCAGCTCCCCAAGGAGCTGTGGGAGGGCCCGGGCGCCGAGCACGTGGACTTCCACCAGGCCGCGCGCGCGGAGTACGAGGCGCGGGTGAGCGGGTTTCTCGCCCGCGCGCTCCGTTCCGAGGGCGCGGACGCGGGTATGGGTGGGGTTCCCGTCGCCGGGACCTCGCGGTAACATCAGTAGCCGACCGGCCGCTCGGCCGGGACCGAGG
This is a stretch of genomic DNA from Candidatus Methylomirabilota bacterium. It encodes these proteins:
- a CDS encoding alpha/beta hydrolase; translated protein: MARARPAPAGVVLLLHGIGGSRLDMVERARFLHAAGYTVFLFDSRAHDESGGERITFGYLESLDARAILGFLRRQMPGERVGVIGVSLGGAAVLVGPQPLGVGALVLEGVYPTLTEAIDDRLAIRFGTLGPPLAPLLTVQLRPRLGFAANELRPIDGIDRVEAPLLLIAGTADRHTTRAESLRLFARAQLPKELWEGPGAEHVDFHQAARAEYEARVSGFLARALRSEGADAGMGGVPVAGTSR